A genomic region of Amphiura filiformis chromosome 6, Afil_fr2py, whole genome shotgun sequence contains the following coding sequences:
- the LOC140155011 gene encoding P2R1A-PPP2R2A-interacting phosphatase regulator 1-like encodes MGDSDESRGSDNSLDGAKVERMEIDRPAVVPRNAQAVVRRSLSGSSDNQLISMAITSASGGSGSSSISPPATVSSGNVGTERDATGGLLRRSNSAPMFNGPNMSDDTPIFQPIIERQRVRRMSANLTSPGSKTASSSVRTPSRISQIKQEESLDIRSREAVHEREVQSAFQISHSWDGLHLDESIKNLRTESGSRFSDPISIIPPNLPLASSPSPTRVGRQCFSPSMQISVRSNSLTPSPIPSPTRSTFTRRSMSPVLRPSTLKRKYDSDSDVTPPKRQLLSSPTHPSTHSICSLSSDDASPPTHLHSDASSISGLSAASVSTSGSCFSFNAAVNNNNSQV; translated from the exons ATGGGAGACAGCGACGAGAGTAGAGGGAGTGACAATTCTTTAGATGGAGCTAAAGTAGAGAGAATGGAGATTGACCGTCCTGCAGTTGTACCACGAAATGCTCAAGCTGTAGTGAGAAGAAGCTTGTCAGGATCATCAGATAATCAGTTGATCTCAATGGCAATAACGAGCGCAAGTGGCGGATCAGGGTCCTCATCTATATCTCCTCCTGCAACTGTATCCTCGGGGAATGTCGGAACTGAAAGAGATGCAACTGGTGGCTTGCTGAGAAGATCAAATAGTGCACCCATGTTTAATGGACCAAACATGAG TGATGACACACCAATATTTCAACCCATCATAGAGAGGCAGAGAGTTAGACGCATGAGTGCCAACCTGACAAGTCCCGGATCTAAAACT GCGTCATCTTCAGTACGGACCCCATCAAGAATAAGTCAAATAAAACAGGAAGAAAGCTTAGACATTCGGAGCAGAGAAGCAGTTCACGAAAG AGAGGTCCAGTCAGCGTTCCAAATCAGTCATTCATGGGATGGTTTACATTTG GATGAAAGTATTAAAAACCTGCGGACTGAGAGTGGTTCAAGATTTTCGGATCCTATTAGTATAATACCACCTAATTTACCACTAGCGTCGTCACCGTCACCAACAAGAGTTGGAAGG CAATGTTTCTCCCCATCCATGCAGATATCAGTAAGAAGTAATTCCTTAACACCAAGTCCTATTCCCAGTCCAACCAGGTCAACATTTACGAGACGGAGCATGAGTCCTGTACTCAGGCCAAGTACACTCAAAAGAAAAT ATGATAGTGATAGTGATGTTACCCCACCCAAGAGGCAGCTGTTATCATCTCCTACACATCCAAGTACACACAG TATATGCAGCTTAAGTTCAGATGATGCAAGTCCCCCCACGCACCTGCACTCGGATGCTTCCAGCATCTCTGGTCTGTCAGCAGCATCAGTCTCCACCAGTGGATCATGTTTCTCATTTAATGCAGCAGTAAACAACAACAACTCACAAGTATGA